A stretch of Schistocerca americana isolate TAMUIC-IGC-003095 chromosome 3, iqSchAmer2.1, whole genome shotgun sequence DNA encodes these proteins:
- the LOC124606945 gene encoding uncharacterized protein LOC124606945, whose protein sequence is MENRNLDSGQQDIMKSPARKILGDIKNVNEDPPSPVSPTANLKLLTRVASHFRKRDFGEDCAGLLEQKVYSNDYDENVDSLSELRKKASAAIKPRKEKSLSLLCDKFLELFPLEVPPDSNLFISLDQAAAQLHTERRRLYDIINVLESLQMASKIGKNSYQWFGNQQLLTTLAELKGMAEEMGYQKKVKAMQKLCYCSPRYQEKELPLTPNSQQADGNRDERSLGVLCQKFLMLFLVSDEGDLVNLEVAARVVLAGSESETASDMEDVIPLHVGMGMGSTQLKAKARRLYDIANVLSSLKLIQKVHCSDSVRKPAFTYCGPKVEPLKHLTSLDRNPLYPTRHSLLRSQRVVPSIEERAKIMIDGGKRKLKRTYSDSVLLPFSECQEFQESGVDSSADGECFGEAVLTLHLVDNKATRLSSAESVQTEDQNNTSRVFTPYMATGAGRVSKSIVGATHVGGAVTCEKEAIVQCTDPVSQVTNRCQIGTEPHGNKLIRHHSESCVGKTSICVKRRLVKVAPLSMHKISSMEHNSPEHGASIHKSFTTAPQKSELMAQQASCVQPATNFNHSVLVPYTAPTNSCTDGLYIVDNPCIKTSDAVCPSNDSFVTNDQNKITSSPVISTIVMPTVNQPRIILTEEMLRNGRRLINIPGKSDSFSSKRQLLPKGINNEQRVFLQSPPVAAKNTDYIPYQPKWKLPYIKNDSHIVTKDFFSEVNKRSSFVAQNKCSYSVVTGNDTNGHSRLHLSPNIDVKCDFVQEETGTVVGQSSVDNKQYTTLTYSGEQGNYSANQKQFSQYMSVVSDDHCYNRQGDKSSLQTADCTSGLAGEEKIVLPHVVPGELYTAVKVGSVLQLVPVSSNSLVTKI, encoded by the exons atggaaaacagaaatttagaTTCAGGTCAGCAGGATATTATGAAATCTCCTGCCAGGAAGATTTTAGGTGATATAAAGAACGTAAATGAGGACCCTCCAAGTCCAGTTTCACCCACAGCTAATTTGAAATTGTTAACTAGAGTTGCAAGTCATTTCAGAAAAAGAGATTTCGGTGAAGACTGTGCAGGATTACTCGAGCAGAAAGTTTATTCAAACGACTACGATGAGAACGTTGATTCGTTGAGTGAATTGCGAAAAAAGGCATCAGCCGCAATCAAACCGCGCAAAGAAAAGTCTTTAAGTCTTCTATGTGACAA GTTTTTGGAACTTTTCCCGCTGGAGGTACCCCCTGATAGTAATCTGTTTATATCCTTGGACCAAGCTGCCGCTCAGCTTCATACTGAAAGGAGACGATTGTATGACATCATCAACGTTCTAGAGAGCCTTCAGATGGCATCAAAG ATTGGTAAGAATAGCTATCAGTGGTTTGGAAATCAGCAGCTCCTAACAACACTTGCTGAACTGAAAGGAATGGCAGAAGAAATGGGTTATCAGAAGAAG GTGAAAGCAATGCAAAAGTTGTGTTACTGCTCGCCGAGATATCAAGAGAAGGAACTCCCTCTTACTCCAAATAGTCAACAGGCAGATGGTAACCGTGATGAGCGTTCGCTTGGTGTTTTGTGTCAGAAATTTCTGATGCTGTTTCTAGTGTCAGATGAG GGTGACCTTGTGAATTTGGAAGTGGCTGCTAGAGTTGTGTTGGctggatcggaatctgaaactgcaagtGACATGGAGGATGTTATTCCATTACATGTGGGAATGGGAATGGGGAGCACGCAGCTAAAAGCAAAAGCGCGACGTTTATATGATATTGCAAATGTTTTAAGTTCCCTGAAACTTATCCAGAAAGTGCATTGTTCAGATTCTGTACGGAAGCCAGCTTTCACCTACTGTGGACCTAAAGTTGAGCCCTTGAAGCATCTAACATCGTTAG ATAGAAATCCACTCTACCCAACTCGACATTCTCTTCTCCGATCACAACGTGTGGTGCCTAGTATAGAGGAGAGAGCTAAAATCATGATAG ATGGAGGAAAACGCAAATTGAAACGCACCTACAGTGATTCTGTGTTGTTGCCATTCAGTGAATGTCAGGAATTTCAGGAGTCGGGTGTTGATAGCAGTGCAGATGGTGAATGCTTTGGTGAGGCGGTCCTTACATTGCATTTAGTTGACAATAAAGCCACTCGACTTTCATCTGCCGAGTCTGTTCAGACAGAGGACCAGAATAACACAAGTAGAGTATTCACTCCTTACATGGCTACTGGCGCAGGTCGTGTGTCTAAGTCAATTGTGGGTGCCACACATGTTGGTGGTGCAGTGACTTGTGAGAAAGAGGCCATTGTGCAATGTACTGATCCTGTTTCCCAAGTAACGAATCGTTGTCAAATTGGAACTGAGCCTCATGGAAATAAACTGATCAGGCATCATTCAGAATCATGTGTTGGTAAGACATCGATATGTGTGAAAAGGAGATTGGTTAAAGTAGCACCACTGAGTATGCATAAAATTAGCAGTATGGAGCACAACTCTCCTGAACATGGTGCAAGCATCCATAAATCGTTCACTACAGCAccacaaaaatcagaattaatggcACAACAAGCCTCTTGTGTGCAGCCTGCTACAAACTTCAATCATTCAGTCTTAGTGCCGTATACAGCTCCAACAAACAGCTGTACAGATGGATTGTACATTGTTGACAATCCTTGTATAAAAACATCAGATGCCGTATGCCCATCTAATGATTCCTTTGTAACCAATGATCAAAATAAAATTACCTCTTCCCCTGTCATATCGACCATTGTGATGCCGACAGTAAACCAGCCCCGTATAATACTGACAGAAGAAATGCTAAGAAATGGCAGAAGATTAATCAATATACCTGGAAAGAGTGATTCATTTAGTAGCAAACGGCAGTTGTTGCCGAAAGGTATTAATAATGAGCAAAGAGTTTTCCTGCAATCACCACCAGTTGCTGCGAAAAATACAGATTATATTCCGTACCAGCCAAAATGGAAATTACCATATATTAAGAATGACTCGCACATTGTGACAAAGGATTTTTTCAGTGAAGTGAACAAACGTAGTTCTTTCGTTGCTCAAAACAAATGTTCTTACAGTGTGGTAACTGGAAATGACACAAATGGACATAGCAGGTTACATTTAAGTCCAAACATTGACGTAAAATGtgactttgttcaagaagagaCTGGCACTGTAGTAGGCCAATCTAGTGTAGACAATAAGCAATATACAACACTAACGTATTCAGGGGAACAAGGAAATTATAGTGCAAATCAAAAACAGTTTTCACAGTATATGTCTGTTGTCTCAGATGATCACTGTTACAATAGGCAAGGAGATAAAAGTTCCTTACAGACTGCTGATTGTACTTCTGGCCTAGCTGGTGAGGAGAAAATTGTGCTCCCACATGTGGTTCCTGGAGAGCTGTACACAGCTGTTAAAGTTGGCTCTGTTCTGCAGCTTGTGCCTGTCAGTAGTAACTCACTGGTTACTAAAATATAA